One Pseudocalidococcus azoricus BACA0444 genomic window carries:
- a CDS encoding helix-turn-helix transcriptional regulator, whose translation MNHHNQRLSCGIGERLVQLRGKRSRQTFAELLGIGARTLVRYEKEERLPDAELLARVCQTFEADPTWLLMGRYPQRPTVAIPRYDLEAAAGTGTFLEAETAVDALNLDLDWIEQELNVNPQDAGLLTVRGDSMEPTLNNGDTVLFTHKLPDPLQEGIYLIRCNALLMVKRLLPQPGKTLLIASDNSAYPPFPISEQIDPDDFAILGRVVWSGRKLRG comes from the coding sequence ATGAATCATCATAATCAGCGTCTTTCGTGTGGAATTGGGGAACGTTTAGTACAGTTACGGGGAAAGCGAAGCCGTCAAACCTTTGCCGAGCTATTAGGGATTGGGGCACGTACTCTGGTGCGGTATGAAAAAGAAGAACGTCTCCCCGATGCTGAACTGTTAGCCCGTGTGTGCCAAACCTTTGAGGCTGACCCAACCTGGCTCCTGATGGGACGTTACCCACAACGCCCAACGGTGGCGATTCCTCGGTATGACTTAGAAGCAGCGGCGGGGACGGGTACATTCTTGGAGGCGGAAACCGCGGTTGATGCGCTTAACCTAGACTTGGATTGGATTGAGCAAGAGTTGAACGTCAATCCCCAGGATGCCGGATTACTGACAGTGCGAGGTGATTCGATGGAACCCACCCTCAATAATGGCGATACCGTACTCTTTACCCATAAGCTCCCCGACCCCTTGCAAGAGGGAATTTATCTGATTCGCTGTAATGCTCTCTTGATGGTGAAGCGGTTACTCCCACAGCCAGGTAAAACCCTCTTGATTGCCAGTGATAACAGTGCCTATCCCCCGTTTCCGATTTCTGAGCAAATTGACCCGGATGATTTTGCCATCCTGGGGCGAGTGGTCTGGTCGGGACGGAAATTAAGAGGCTAG